Proteins encoded in a region of the Isosphaeraceae bacterium EP7 genome:
- the dnaA gene encoding chromosomal replication initiator protein DnaA, which produces MADLAGVETTLRAAVAERLGEAKFGLWFGDGVRFGVEGDSLDVAVPSAFSREWIQGHFAENLIEAGHAVTGRTLRLDVRVRDEAEPRHAEVIDPTPIEVRPTAPSHPVAAPSANPPKNPGPNSAPRERPRGQGRPGRKLDDFVAGPGNKLALAAAREAVVSEGASFNPLVLHGGVGLGKTHLLEGIAGALRQRHPGLKVVHLTAEGFTNDFLDAMRSGTLPAFRARYRGAGALIVDDVHFLAAKRATQDEFLHTFNALVAEGALVVMACDQHPRQIPKLSDELATRFVGGMVVKLDAPDPVNRRGILKAKAAARGVDVPDVVIAYIAEHVRSSVRELEGALHSLIAHALLVGRRIDLTLARTALRDTIRHTSQAVALKDVERVVCQLFQVEAEALRSSSRAHAVTYPRMIAMTLARKHAGAAYSEIGRFFGGRNHSTVIAAEKKVNAWMLDARRVRLLAGFESVADIFSSLERTLGI; this is translated from the coding sequence ATGGCGGACTTGGCCGGTGTTGAGACCACGTTGCGGGCCGCGGTGGCCGAGCGGCTGGGCGAGGCGAAGTTCGGGCTCTGGTTCGGCGATGGGGTCCGGTTCGGGGTCGAGGGCGACTCGCTCGACGTCGCCGTGCCGAGCGCCTTCTCCCGCGAGTGGATCCAGGGGCACTTCGCCGAGAACCTCATCGAGGCCGGCCACGCCGTCACCGGGCGGACCTTGCGGCTCGATGTCCGGGTGCGCGACGAGGCCGAGCCCAGGCACGCCGAGGTCATCGATCCGACCCCGATCGAGGTCAGGCCCACCGCTCCAAGTCATCCGGTGGCCGCACCTTCGGCCAACCCTCCGAAGAATCCGGGGCCCAATTCGGCCCCCCGCGAGCGGCCCAGGGGCCAGGGACGGCCGGGGCGGAAGCTCGACGACTTCGTGGCGGGGCCGGGCAACAAGCTGGCCCTGGCCGCGGCCCGCGAGGCGGTCGTGTCCGAGGGGGCCTCGTTCAACCCGCTGGTGCTGCATGGTGGGGTCGGCCTGGGCAAGACACACCTTCTGGAAGGGATCGCCGGGGCGCTCAGGCAGAGGCATCCGGGCCTGAAGGTGGTGCACCTGACGGCCGAGGGGTTCACGAATGACTTCCTCGACGCCATGCGGTCGGGCACCCTGCCCGCCTTCCGGGCCAGGTATCGAGGCGCGGGTGCCCTGATCGTGGACGACGTCCACTTCTTGGCCGCGAAGCGGGCGACGCAGGACGAGTTCCTTCATACGTTCAACGCCCTGGTTGCCGAGGGGGCCCTGGTCGTGATGGCCTGCGACCAGCACCCGAGGCAGATCCCCAAGCTGTCCGACGAGTTGGCCACCAGGTTCGTGGGCGGGATGGTCGTCAAGCTCGACGCCCCCGACCCCGTCAATCGCAGGGGGATCCTCAAGGCGAAGGCGGCGGCCCGGGGTGTGGACGTACCCGACGTCGTGATCGCGTATATCGCAGAGCATGTTCGCTCCAGCGTGCGTGAGCTCGAGGGGGCGTTGCACAGCCTGATCGCGCATGCCCTGCTGGTCGGCCGGCGGATCGACCTGACCCTGGCCAGGACGGCGCTGCGGGACACGATCCGGCACACGTCGCAGGCGGTGGCCCTGAAGGATGTCGAGCGGGTCGTCTGCCAGCTCTTCCAGGTCGAGGCCGAGGCGCTCCGGTCGTCGAGCCGGGCCCACGCGGTGACGTACCCGCGGATGATCGCGATGACGCTGGCCCGCAAGCACGCGGGGGCCGCCTACAGCGAGATCGGCCGGTTCTTCGGCGGGCGGAACCACTCGACCGTGATCGCGGCCGAGAAGAAGGTGAACGCCTGGATGCTCGACGCCCGGCGGGTCCGGCTGCTGGCCGGGTTCGAGTCGGTGGCCGACATCTTCTCCAGCCTGGAGCGGACCCTGGGGATCTGA
- a CDS encoding methyltransferase domain-containing protein, which yields MDEAEFIASQMALYAACPDVQVIQTRMRLQLVRGWRIPEGARVLEVGCGQGDMTAVLAHVVGSSGRVTAIDNADPDYGGPVTVGRSAEHLSESALGPRIAFHYGYDLLDEANGFPPDSFDYVVFAHCSWYFGSLDQLRRSLARVRPWASTLCFAEWDLEPRSIDQVAHMLAVLIQGQVEAYQTDSDANVRSPFSGSTLRGLLGETDWSIASDESIDTGPLHDGRWEIDRCLETSTDEAEGLDLPQKLVDLIGSQTEILGLLAEKHGSRSLPSYSIVASKSLA from the coding sequence GTGGACGAAGCCGAATTCATCGCCAGCCAGATGGCCCTGTATGCCGCGTGCCCCGATGTCCAGGTGATCCAGACCCGGATGCGGCTCCAACTCGTCCGTGGATGGCGGATTCCCGAAGGGGCGAGGGTGCTGGAGGTCGGCTGCGGGCAGGGCGACATGACCGCCGTGCTGGCCCATGTGGTCGGCAGCTCGGGCCGGGTGACCGCGATCGATAACGCGGACCCGGACTACGGGGGGCCCGTGACGGTCGGGAGGTCGGCCGAGCACCTGTCGGAATCAGCCCTCGGACCTCGGATCGCGTTCCATTACGGCTACGACCTGCTCGACGAGGCGAACGGCTTCCCGCCCGACTCGTTCGACTATGTCGTCTTCGCCCACTGCTCCTGGTACTTCGGCTCGCTCGACCAGCTCCGCCGGTCGCTGGCCCGCGTCCGACCCTGGGCCTCGACGTTGTGCTTCGCGGAGTGGGACCTGGAACCTCGCTCGATCGACCAGGTAGCCCACATGCTGGCCGTCCTGATCCAGGGGCAGGTCGAGGCCTACCAGACCGACAGCGACGCCAACGTCCGATCGCCGTTCTCCGGGTCCACCCTGAGGGGGCTCCTGGGCGAGACGGATTGGTCGATCGCCTCGGACGAGTCCATCGACACGGGACCACTCCACGATGGTCGCTGGGAGATCGACCGTTGCCTCGAAACCTCGACGGACGAGGCCGAGGGATTGGACCTGCCGCAGAAGCTCGTCGACCTCATCGGTAGCCAGACCGAGATCCTCGGCCTGCTCGCGGAAAAGCACGGATCGCGCTCGCTCCCGTCGTACTCGATCGTCGCCTCGAAGAGCCTCGCGTGA
- a CDS encoding DUF1501 domain-containing protein — MLKISGEAARHCDGLTRRSFLQVGTLGLGGLALPDLLRLRAQAGAAAHPRSVILFWLSGGPGHMETWDPKPDAPAGYRGPFGAIKTSVPGVHFGELMPELAGRMDRLAVLRTVNHGSGDHTKGNHWMLTGHEGPAFNAPDNTVQRRPSIGSAVARLRDSRQPGMPTYVAVPHLRGGTDNLFHYAAYLGGASNPFVVESDPNDSKYGVKNLRLPAGLTLDRLQDRRKMLAAMDQVRRDADPKLRDLDAYNQRAFDMLTGDAVTRAFDIDREDPRLRDRYGRHTFGQSALLARRLVEAGTPFVTVNCVPWDHHGTAPQLKTEEGANKLIPPLDRAIASLIDDLVDRGLYDSTLVVAMGEFGRTPRMNKDAGRDHWGKAFSVLMGSGSWKMGQVIGRTSERGEYVNDRPINPQDVAATIYHYLGIDARSTAFDDRTRRPTYLIDAGEPIRELFS; from the coding sequence ATGCTCAAGATCTCCGGAGAGGCCGCCCGGCACTGCGACGGCCTGACCCGCCGCAGCTTCCTCCAGGTCGGGACCCTCGGCCTGGGCGGCCTGGCCCTGCCCGACCTGCTTCGCCTCAGGGCTCAGGCCGGTGCCGCCGCCCACCCGCGCAGCGTCATCCTCTTCTGGCTCAGCGGCGGCCCCGGTCACATGGAGACCTGGGACCCCAAGCCCGACGCCCCCGCCGGCTACCGCGGCCCCTTCGGCGCCATCAAGACCTCGGTCCCCGGCGTCCACTTCGGCGAGCTGATGCCCGAGCTGGCCGGCCGCATGGACCGGCTCGCGGTCCTCCGCACAGTCAACCACGGCTCGGGCGACCACACCAAGGGCAACCACTGGATGCTCACCGGCCACGAAGGCCCCGCCTTCAACGCCCCCGACAACACCGTCCAGCGCCGCCCCTCCATCGGCTCGGCCGTCGCCCGCCTACGCGACTCACGCCAGCCCGGCATGCCCACCTACGTCGCCGTCCCCCACCTCCGAGGCGGCACCGACAACCTCTTCCACTACGCGGCCTACCTCGGCGGCGCCTCCAATCCCTTCGTCGTCGAGTCCGACCCCAACGACTCGAAGTACGGCGTCAAGAACCTCCGCCTGCCCGCGGGCCTGACCCTCGACCGCCTGCAAGACCGTCGCAAGATGCTCGCCGCCATGGACCAGGTGCGCCGCGACGCCGACCCCAAGCTCCGCGACCTCGACGCCTACAACCAGCGCGCCTTCGACATGCTCACCGGCGACGCCGTGACCAGGGCCTTCGACATCGACCGCGAAGACCCCAGGCTCCGCGACCGCTACGGCCGCCACACCTTCGGCCAGAGCGCCCTGCTCGCCCGCCGCCTCGTCGAGGCCGGAACCCCCTTCGTCACCGTCAACTGCGTCCCCTGGGACCACCACGGCACGGCCCCCCAGCTCAAGACCGAGGAAGGGGCCAACAAGCTCATCCCCCCCCTCGATCGAGCCATCGCTTCCCTCATCGACGACCTCGTCGACCGTGGCCTCTACGACTCCACCCTCGTCGTCGCCATGGGCGAGTTCGGCCGGACCCCCCGCATGAACAAGGACGCCGGCCGCGACCACTGGGGCAAGGCCTTCAGCGTCCTGATGGGCAGCGGGTCGTGGAAGATGGGCCAGGTCATCGGCCGCACCAGCGAACGAGGCGAGTACGTCAACGACCGCCCCATCAACCCCCAGGACGTCGCCGCCACCATCTACCACTACCTCGGCATCGACGCCCGCTCCACCGCCTTCGACGACCGAACCCGCCGCCCCACCTACCTCATCGACGCCGGAGAACCCATCAGGGAACTGTTCAGCTAA
- a CDS encoding acetolactate synthase large subunit: protein MNGAQSLFKSLVDAGITTCFANPGTSEMQLVYEMGLTDAVRPVLCLQEDVVTGAADGYGRMKGAPAFTLLHVACGFANGIAMLHNASRANTPLVNVVGVNASYHQANFPEHELVNGRASDLARAVSHWCGEARSASHLGELGAEAAALAKTGKVCTIVAPNDYHWGDAMPPPTLPSAHPTGRPRVAPEAIAHAAGLLANGKKTGLVLGNLALQGEALEFAGRIAARTGAVLMAETFPSRYLSRGEGRPAVDPIPYEYEIGVKFLESFEQLVFVGAGFPVATFAYRNKPTYKSPPGCDLFAMASAGDDLEAALRSLAEAAGATGAAAIPQPRTQAQPPSGELTAAAIGQSLCVLLPDHAIVVDEAATNGPPIFGATKGARPHDLLNPVNGGAIGGGGPTALGAAIACPDRKVVLLQADGSGMYTIQSLWSMAREKADVIIIVLKNNAYAILGLEMERVREGETNAKMNSMLDLNNPTLDWVNLATGLGVPATRAGTAEEFHQRFEAALAAKGPQLIECQVRTPNEWNALEAYVHKTR, encoded by the coding sequence ATGAACGGGGCCCAGAGCTTGTTCAAGTCGCTGGTGGACGCGGGGATCACGACGTGCTTCGCGAACCCCGGCACGTCCGAGATGCAGCTGGTCTACGAGATGGGGTTGACCGACGCGGTGCGTCCCGTCCTGTGTTTGCAAGAGGACGTCGTCACCGGCGCGGCGGACGGCTACGGGCGCATGAAGGGGGCTCCGGCCTTCACGCTGCTGCATGTTGCCTGCGGGTTTGCCAATGGCATCGCCATGCTGCACAACGCTTCCCGGGCCAATACCCCACTCGTCAACGTCGTGGGCGTGAACGCCTCGTACCACCAGGCCAATTTCCCCGAGCACGAGCTGGTCAATGGTCGCGCGTCGGACCTCGCCCGGGCGGTGTCGCACTGGTGCGGCGAGGCGCGGAGCGCCTCTCACCTGGGCGAGCTCGGAGCTGAGGCGGCCGCGCTGGCGAAGACGGGCAAGGTCTGCACCATCGTGGCTCCCAACGACTATCACTGGGGAGACGCCATGCCGCCGCCGACGCTGCCTTCGGCTCACCCCACAGGGCGGCCCCGGGTGGCGCCTGAGGCGATCGCGCATGCCGCCGGGTTGCTCGCGAACGGCAAGAAGACCGGCCTGGTGCTGGGCAATCTGGCGCTGCAAGGAGAGGCGCTGGAGTTCGCCGGGCGCATCGCCGCCAGGACCGGCGCGGTCCTCATGGCCGAGACGTTTCCGTCGCGATACCTGTCGCGCGGCGAGGGGCGACCTGCCGTCGACCCGATCCCATATGAGTACGAGATCGGCGTCAAGTTCCTGGAGTCGTTCGAGCAGCTGGTTTTCGTCGGCGCCGGCTTCCCCGTCGCAACCTTCGCCTACAGGAACAAGCCGACCTACAAGAGCCCTCCGGGGTGCGACCTGTTCGCGATGGCCTCGGCGGGCGATGATCTCGAGGCGGCGCTCCGGTCACTCGCGGAGGCGGCCGGCGCAACCGGCGCGGCGGCAATCCCTCAGCCTCGGACGCAGGCGCAACCGCCTTCCGGGGAGCTGACGGCGGCGGCGATCGGGCAGTCGCTCTGCGTGTTGCTGCCGGACCATGCGATCGTCGTCGACGAAGCGGCCACGAACGGCCCGCCCATCTTCGGGGCGACCAAAGGGGCGCGGCCGCACGACCTTCTCAACCCCGTCAACGGCGGTGCGATCGGCGGCGGTGGCCCCACCGCCCTCGGCGCGGCGATCGCCTGCCCCGACCGGAAGGTCGTCCTCCTCCAGGCCGACGGCAGCGGCATGTATACTATCCAGTCGCTCTGGTCGATGGCGCGGGAGAAGGCCGACGTCATCATCATCGTCCTGAAGAACAACGCCTACGCCATCCTCGGCCTGGAGATGGAGCGGGTTCGCGAAGGCGAGACGAACGCGAAGATGAACTCGATGCTGGACCTGAACAATCCGACGCTCGACTGGGTGAACCTCGCGACCGGCCTCGGCGTGCCCGCAACCCGGGCGGGAACGGCCGAGGAGTTCCACCAACGTTTCGAGGCCGCGCTCGCCGCGAAGGGGCCGCAGCTCATCGAGTGCCAGGTTCGCACCCCGAACGAGTGGAATGCACTCGAAGCGTATGTCCACAAGACACGCTGA
- the surE gene encoding 5'/3'-nucleotidase SurE, with protein MRILLTNDDGVFAPGLRAMRKELLKLGEVIVVAPHAEQSGVGHSITLLEPLVVKTVDEEDGSTLGYMVEGSPADSVKLAVLELMDRPPDLIVSGINAGANAGINVLYSGTVAAAIEGAFFKITSVAVSLELAEHFDYPYAARHAADVIRRIVANEPPAGSLFNVNIPSHSRGETKGVRVVPMGVGRYGEGFERRRDPRGRTYYWMTYAPPYHLEGPVTDVTSLSEGYITVTPLHFDLTRYDRLDETSKWDWSGAPGPTQPDPKTKA; from the coding sequence GTGCGCATCCTGCTGACCAACGACGACGGCGTGTTCGCCCCCGGCCTGCGCGCCATGCGCAAAGAGCTGCTGAAGCTCGGCGAGGTCATCGTGGTGGCCCCGCATGCCGAGCAGAGCGGCGTCGGCCACTCGATCACCCTGCTCGAGCCCCTGGTCGTCAAGACGGTCGACGAGGAAGACGGCTCGACCCTGGGCTACATGGTCGAGGGGAGCCCCGCCGACAGCGTGAAGCTGGCCGTGCTGGAGCTGATGGACCGGCCCCCCGACCTGATCGTCTCGGGCATCAACGCCGGTGCCAACGCGGGCATCAACGTGCTCTACTCGGGCACGGTGGCCGCCGCCATCGAGGGGGCCTTCTTCAAGATCACCAGCGTGGCGGTCTCGCTGGAGCTGGCCGAGCACTTCGACTACCCCTACGCCGCCCGCCACGCCGCCGACGTCATCCGCCGGATCGTGGCCAACGAGCCCCCCGCCGGCTCGCTTTTTAATGTGAACATCCCTTCACATTCCAGGGGCGAGACCAAGGGGGTGCGGGTGGTGCCGATGGGCGTGGGCCGCTACGGCGAGGGCTTCGAGCGCCGCCGCGACCCGCGCGGGCGCACCTATTACTGGATGACCTACGCCCCCCCCTACCACCTGGAAGGGCCGGTGACCGACGTGACCAGCCTGTCCGAGGGCTACATCACCGTCACGCCGCTGCACTTCGACCTGACCCGCTACGACCGCCTGGACGAGACGAGCAAGTGGGACTGGTCCGGGGCCCCCGGCCCGACCCAGCCCGACCCCAAGACGAAGGCCTGA
- a CDS encoding ROK family protein, whose translation MKILVIDIGGTNVKLLASGHEEPRKFPSGPELTPELMVAGVLSATKDWEYEAVSIGFPGPVLCGQPMAEPVNLGPGWMGFDFEPAFGVPVKVINDAAIQALGSYQGGKMLFLGLGTGLGATVIMNGVIEPLELGRFHYKKSTLEHYVGNAGLKRQGRKKWQRRVEEVVERIVAALKPDDVVLGGGNAKKLKPLPPGTRPGANANAFLGGFRLWEGEPVKSPVSSSGPDNAPAAWPVTTDAS comes from the coding sequence ATGAAGATCCTGGTCATTGACATCGGTGGAACAAACGTCAAGTTGCTCGCCTCGGGACACGAGGAGCCGCGAAAATTCCCGTCCGGTCCGGAGCTAACCCCGGAACTGATGGTCGCGGGCGTCCTGTCGGCGACGAAGGACTGGGAATACGAAGCGGTCTCGATCGGTTTTCCGGGGCCGGTTCTTTGCGGTCAACCGATGGCGGAACCCGTCAACCTCGGTCCCGGGTGGATGGGGTTTGACTTCGAGCCCGCATTCGGCGTCCCCGTCAAGGTCATCAACGACGCGGCCATTCAGGCCCTGGGGAGTTACCAAGGCGGGAAGATGCTGTTTCTCGGCCTGGGCACCGGCCTTGGCGCCACCGTGATCATGAACGGAGTCATCGAACCGCTGGAGCTTGGCCGGTTCCATTACAAGAAGAGCACGCTGGAGCACTACGTGGGGAACGCGGGGTTGAAGCGGCAGGGGCGGAAGAAATGGCAGCGCCGAGTTGAGGAAGTCGTGGAGCGCATTGTTGCAGCCCTCAAACCCGACGACGTCGTTCTCGGTGGCGGAAATGCCAAGAAGCTGAAACCGCTTCCTCCCGGCACTCGGCCGGGTGCCAACGCCAACGCGTTCCTCGGGGGATTTCGGCTCTGGGAAGGGGAACCGGTCAAGTCGCCGGTGTCCTCCTCAGGGCCGGACAATGCGCCAGCGGCATGGCCTGTCACGACTGACGCGAGCTGA
- a CDS encoding YkvA family protein — protein MMTNRLAGWWDEGRARFRAEDYVGVDAEANERAVRDGFAAKARRFLKHLPMAGEVVAMYFCMLDARTPFWVKATVAGALAYFVLPADAIPDFLPVVGMGDDMGILAATFTAVSAHINDDHRARANSWIRDEQINTAAS, from the coding sequence ATGATGACGAATCGACTGGCGGGGTGGTGGGACGAGGGGCGAGCCCGGTTTCGCGCCGAGGATTATGTGGGCGTCGACGCCGAGGCCAACGAGCGCGCCGTGCGCGACGGCTTCGCGGCCAAGGCACGCCGGTTCCTGAAGCACCTGCCGATGGCCGGCGAGGTCGTGGCCATGTATTTCTGCATGCTCGACGCACGGACCCCGTTCTGGGTCAAGGCGACCGTCGCTGGCGCCCTGGCCTACTTCGTGCTGCCCGCCGACGCCATCCCCGACTTCCTGCCGGTCGTCGGCATGGGCGACGACATGGGCATCCTGGCGGCCACCTTCACCGCCGTCTCGGCCCACATCAACGACGACCACCGGGCCCGCGCCAACTCCTGGATCCGGGACGAGCAGATCAACACCGCCGCGTCCTGA
- a CDS encoding trypsin-like peptidase domain-containing protein yields the protein MRNATPLLALAFTFAAIFAPARAGADDAGEGAIRDSVVKVYATMRSPDPLRPWTKASPREGSGTGVVIEGKRILTNAHVVLYASQVFVQPHQSGQKVSATVESIAPGIDLAVLKLDDESFFDKRPPLKRVAELPEVKDSVVVYGYPTGGDSLSVTKGIVSRIEFTGYNNQTSGLRIQVDAAINPGNSGGPALVNDAMIGLAFSRLGTADNIGYIIPTEEVDLFLKDVADGKYEGKPAFFDSYQTLENPALRAKLKLPPGTEGMVVKDPAEDVGSTLKTWDVITKVGDREVDSVGKVKAGKNLRLDFRYAVQSLAKDGKVTVSVVRDGKPMEIDLPVQPRRPLLVESLDGSYPSYFVWGPLVFSPASSELLSSLDRQGGFMGFMAAIGSPLATRRGDQPKFPGEELVMISSPLFPHKVSKGYSNPLTKVVKKVDDISIKNLEHLVEVLRDGKSEFVTIEFDDRSSEILVFNRKEVAEATEEILSDNGVRRQSSDDIAPIWSKKAD from the coding sequence ATGCGGAACGCGACCCCGTTGCTCGCCCTTGCCTTCACCTTCGCGGCGATCTTCGCCCCAGCCAGGGCGGGCGCCGACGACGCCGGCGAGGGGGCCATCCGCGACTCGGTCGTCAAGGTCTACGCGACCATGAGGTCGCCCGACCCCCTGCGGCCCTGGACCAAGGCCAGCCCCCGCGAGGGGAGCGGCACCGGCGTCGTCATCGAGGGCAAGCGCATCCTCACCAATGCGCACGTCGTCCTCTACGCCAGCCAGGTCTTCGTCCAGCCCCACCAGTCGGGCCAGAAGGTCTCCGCCACCGTCGAGTCGATCGCCCCCGGCATCGACCTGGCCGTCCTGAAGCTCGACGACGAGTCGTTCTTCGACAAACGGCCCCCCTTGAAGCGAGTCGCCGAGCTGCCCGAGGTCAAGGACAGCGTGGTCGTTTATGGATACCCCACCGGCGGAGACAGCCTCTCCGTCACCAAGGGGATCGTCTCGCGCATCGAGTTCACCGGCTACAACAACCAGACCTCGGGCCTGCGCATCCAGGTCGATGCCGCCATCAACCCCGGCAACAGCGGCGGCCCCGCCCTGGTCAATGACGCCATGATCGGCCTGGCCTTCAGCCGCCTGGGAACCGCCGACAACATCGGCTACATCATCCCCACCGAGGAGGTCGACCTCTTCCTCAAGGACGTCGCCGACGGCAAGTACGAAGGCAAGCCCGCCTTCTTCGACTCCTACCAGACCCTGGAAAACCCCGCCCTCCGCGCCAAGCTCAAGCTCCCCCCCGGCACCGAGGGCATGGTCGTCAAGGACCCCGCCGAGGACGTCGGCTCGACTCTGAAGACCTGGGACGTCATCACCAAGGTCGGCGACCGCGAGGTCGACAGCGTCGGCAAGGTCAAGGCGGGCAAGAACCTCCGCCTCGACTTCCGCTACGCCGTGCAGTCCCTGGCCAAGGACGGCAAGGTCACCGTCTCGGTGGTCCGCGACGGCAAGCCGATGGAGATCGACCTCCCCGTCCAGCCGCGCCGGCCCTTGCTGGTGGAGAGCCTCGACGGCTCCTACCCCTCCTACTTCGTCTGGGGCCCCCTGGTTTTCTCCCCCGCCTCGTCCGAGCTGCTCAGCAGCCTCGACCGGCAAGGGGGGTTCATGGGCTTCATGGCCGCCATCGGCAGCCCGCTCGCCACCCGCCGCGGCGACCAGCCCAAGTTCCCCGGCGAGGAGCTGGTGATGATCTCGTCGCCCCTCTTCCCCCACAAGGTCAGCAAGGGCTACTCCAACCCGCTCACCAAGGTGGTCAAGAAGGTCGACGACATCTCCATCAAGAACCTCGAGCATCTCGTCGAGGTCCTCCGCGACGGCAAGTCCGAGTTCGTCACCATCGAGTTCGACGACCGCAGCTCCGAGATCCTCGTCTTCAACCGCAAGGAAGTCGCCGAAGCCACCGAGGAGATCCTCAGCGACAACGGCGTCCGCCGCCAGAGTTCCGACGACATCGCCCCCATCTGGTCCAAGAAGGCCGACTGA
- a CDS encoding serine protease → MAPIGVLTRGGTYGVASSAARIPESEFDRARSSVAPAVFEIVAIPPDGDPRPAHRIGSAFLISRKHRLLATAAHVADDSINYASLVAIRNGEVFRYKIDRIWYSPDTLRRFDLGLHEASQYPGDGDLVYPTDDVAVVHLAGGGPDLPVECTLAGDAELHTLADTPVATIGYSKTGRTPASYTETLTRSIGYGPGRIPDEAAKPSSRHWVRATNDGLDGTSGSPIFLVSGKVVALASINLDSRAGNGEWAEEMRVDVIRKILRYHEIERPANLDHSPEYLAIERERDRVLAGLRRTVRLSVKGESLWEDGSYSESIRLSQAAIAIKPDYGAAYLRMCRALYEITDREWDTTSTARRIQLANRLIFYAKCSIILLNDESFHYSDFRNTDWFLGPRILLADSNYFHFLGTGDAASLRANIASLDRALLEGPHVALDNLDVARLLGRRASSKERLGDSRGALEDIEMAAEIMPDDPDVTGRIPEFLARNPTLPPSLKWLNAFLPYRTQR, encoded by the coding sequence TTGGCGCCGATCGGCGTATTGACCCGAGGCGGTACATATGGCGTCGCGAGCTCAGCCGCCAGGATCCCGGAGTCCGAATTCGACCGCGCGAGATCGAGCGTCGCACCGGCGGTCTTCGAGATCGTCGCCATCCCACCGGACGGCGATCCGCGACCCGCGCATAGGATCGGTTCTGCCTTCCTCATCTCACGTAAGCATCGGCTGCTCGCGACCGCCGCACATGTTGCCGATGACTCGATCAATTACGCGAGCCTGGTCGCCATCCGCAACGGGGAAGTTTTCCGCTACAAAATCGACCGGATCTGGTATTCGCCGGATACGCTGCGCCGCTTCGACCTCGGCCTGCACGAGGCGTCGCAGTACCCCGGCGACGGCGACCTCGTCTACCCCACCGACGACGTCGCCGTCGTCCACCTGGCCGGCGGCGGGCCCGATCTGCCCGTGGAATGCACCCTGGCCGGCGACGCAGAGTTGCATACGCTGGCAGACACGCCCGTTGCAACGATCGGATATTCGAAGACGGGCCGAACTCCCGCGTCCTACACCGAGACCCTCACGCGATCCATCGGCTACGGTCCGGGACGGATCCCAGACGAGGCCGCGAAACCATCATCACGCCACTGGGTCCGGGCCACCAACGACGGCCTCGACGGCACGAGCGGCTCGCCGATTTTCCTCGTCAGCGGCAAGGTCGTGGCACTCGCGTCGATAAATCTAGATAGTCGCGCAGGCAACGGCGAATGGGCCGAAGAGATGAGGGTGGATGTAATCCGGAAAATCCTCCGCTATCACGAGATCGAGAGACCGGCGAACCTCGACCACTCTCCCGAGTATCTTGCGATCGAGCGGGAGCGGGACCGCGTCCTGGCCGGGTTGCGGCGCACCGTCCGGCTCTCCGTCAAAGGCGAGTCATTGTGGGAGGATGGTAGCTATAGCGAATCCATCCGCCTCAGCCAAGCCGCGATTGCCATAAAGCCAGATTATGGGGCGGCCTACCTGAGGATGTGCCGGGCCCTGTACGAGATCACTGATCGAGAATGGGACACAACATCGACCGCCCGGCGAATCCAGCTCGCAAATCGACTTATCTTCTACGCGAAATGCTCGATCATTTTATTGAATGATGAATCCTTCCACTATTCCGATTTTAGGAATACGGATTGGTTCCTCGGGCCGCGGATTCTTCTTGCGGACTCGAACTACTTCCATTTCCTCGGCACGGGGGACGCGGCTTCCCTGAGGGCGAACATCGCCTCTCTCGACCGTGCCCTCCTCGAGGGACCCCACGTCGCGCTCGACAATCTCGATGTCGCGAGGCTTCTCGGGCGACGTGCCAGCTCGAAGGAGCGCCTCGGAGACTCGCGCGGGGCGCTCGAGGATATCGAAATGGCTGCGGAGATCATGCCCGATGACCCTGACGTAACCGGCCGAATCCCCGAATTCCTCGCCCGTAATCCGACCCTCCCTCCCAGCCTGAAATGGCTGAATGCATTTCTGCCTTATCGCACACAAAGATGA